ACCATATGCACATCAtttacacacagtcacacagtaaTAAATGCAGTTTAAAAATCCAataattgggttggggatttagctcagtggtagagcatttgcttagcaagcacaaggccttgggtgcgatcctcagctcaaaaaaaaaaaattccagttaaacacaaaaataaatgaatggatggatgtatAACAAAATCTAGAAGCTGAAAGACTACAGAATGTTCTTACTTAAAAAATATACAGACTGATTATTTCTAGTATATCCTTTATTGATTACTACCATCTGTGTGAGCCCTTAAATATAAAGAGATTAGGAACAATTCCAGAAGCCATGAAGTCCTCATGAGCCTACTGTTTTagtcagtgaaaaaaaaattgaggaggcagaggaagggggagcTCTGTAGGTTTAAGACCAATCTGgtttacagaacaagttccagaatagccaggactacacagaaaagtgtgggttaaaaaaacaacaacaaccaacaacaacaacaacaaacaaaacaacaacaataacagaaaaaaagaaaggattgaaggaagaaagaaagaaagaaagaaagaaagaaagaaaaatgaacaaagaaacaaacaaagaaataatgaaaatgtaatgatTCCAGAATGGAGTTTTCATAAACTTCTGTGAAAACATGAGATACACCCTTTGACCAAATCCCACAGTTTGAATAGGTCAAGCTCTACCTTACTGCCGCTCTCTGACATAGGTTGAGTCTGTCTGCTACGTGCCCTAAAAGCAGCCCTTGATTTATGGACCTAATCAACATCTGGCTGTTTGATACTCTCTGTCACTTATGTTATGGTGAACTAAATCACATGATAAGaaactttttttctgaatgaacaaaaagaaataaaaggaagacgGTAGAGAAGATGATTTATTGTAGCTATGAGGGTGAAAACTGACAGAGGCATCCAGAAGGatccagagtgaacatgaccaGCAAACTGAACTCTCCAATTAAGGAGAGGGGAAACCAAGGAGCCAAGAGTGGGAGCCAAGAGGTCAAGAACCCAAAGGGGCCTGTCTAGCCAAAATGATTGGGTTACATAGTGAAGAACAGTTCGGGGAGGGGCAGCACAGCCCAGTTTCTGGGACTGAGAATTTAGAGAGAGGATGGGGTGTGCCAGGTACTGGCCTTGCTgagagaagagcagccagtgtctgctttgatatgttaacaAGCACCTTAGTTAGCCTTCATCCTGAGACCTAGCACCTAACACCTCCACCACTAAAACATGTAACAAGTCAGACTTTCtccttgctctggagaccagcctGAGACTCCTgagggagaatgctgggaggataATTCTGCAGGTTGCTCTCTGAAGAGGATCCTCTGTAGCTCCATCATTCTattcatgatctctctctctctctctctctctctctctctctctctctctctctctttctccctctctctgtagcTCTCTCACATTCTGCTCTTAATGAAACTCCTCTCAGAGTTGTAAAGGGAAGCCCCTGTTTCCTTGGAAGCCTCCCTATAAAGGGACGAACCTCATAGATGGTATTGTTGCTGTCTAATGCTCTCCCTCCCAGCCGGAGGGCTGATCTCATCCTTGAGGCCTCCTCATTGTAATAAGCTCATTGGAGGGAATTGTATGTCAGTGTCATTTATGGACTAGCAGCTGCTGCTCATCTGTTACTACatggctcagtgacagagaacAGGTGTTGGAGGGAACCTGCTTCTATATGGACATTTCTAGTGTGCAGGCAACAAATTGTGTGACAAGATATCAGAACTATTTCAAAGGCTCCAGGCAGGGAAGACAGGGAGCAGAACTCTCCAcctatacacaaatatatttatagcaacttttgatttccttcttagagggaaaacagaaaatattagcACACAGAGGACTAGGGTCActtgaagaaataaacaaaggaaataaagaaaacttaCCTGGTTTAATTTCCAAGGAATAGGTCACATAACGGAAAGATCCAGGGATCTCCACTATACAACAATATGGACCACTGTCACTCTGAAGAGCATTCTCTATTGTCAAGGACACGTTTCCTCCTGAAATATGACCCTTTAGCTGGTATCGGCTCTTCCTCTGATAGGAGACTTGATATCCATTGGTCCAGATAAGGGTTCTAGCACAATAAACAGATTTACATTCGCCAAGGCCCCAGCATGCAGTAGTGTTTCCCCCATTTGTTGAGTAAGTACATGGCAGTGTCACAGGGTGACCCACCACACCTTCCACTACTGGGTAAGAACCCAGAGCACCTGTGATGgatgaaagaagagagggagaagaaatggagaattaGTAcgaacattttcttaaaattttgttcatatttcttttcagaaaaattaaGATAGGGGGTATACAACTGGAATTTAATTTAGGGTATTATGAAAGTGAGGCAAGTGCTGTCCACTGAACTATAGCCCTAGTGTGAGGGCCTTGACTAGACTTTACAGGCTCTAccttagggaaagggccaccatctcagaccacctgctgtactcagttccatgaaggacctcaggaatgtggctctgaagatatctagataatcctgctgagtaGTCCAGAGAATCCTGTTCAGCTTTCTGTAGTTCCCCAccaaagtctaacccaatggtttcaaatgtggtttcattcCCAAAGACttgaccaatagtttcaaaaattcAGCTTGggccatatcccttctacccaatctcaagttgccaattcccagcttgtggtttttccctataaaactctctacacctgggcttgTGGCCgccaccacatttccttccatctgctgtgtggtggcccaggttgaacctgaataaaaggacccttatgtgcttgctttggaaactggctccttggtgttCTTGGGGGGTTTTGAGAATCAGGTACAACACTAGCCTTCtttatcatttgtgtttttgtgtgaatgtgagtgtgtgtgtgtgtgtgtgtgtgtgtgtgtgtgtgtgtgtatgtgtgtgagtgtgcatgctaGTGTGGTGTTGGGGGGTTAGAGGGAATTACAACTTAATGTTTGTTGTTATCATTTGGTTTTCTGAGCCAGGATCTCACtttgcagccttggctggcctggaacttgctgcatAAATCAGACTTCAaactcccagagcttggctgcCTCTACCTCTCTAATCCCATGATTAAATGTCCAGTTTTACAGTCTGAATTTGAAGACTGTAAACAGTTTCCTCTCAGCATATTCTTCCTTAGTGTGATTATTTAATGGGTACATTTGTGAACAAAACAACTTGTCTGTTGTATGATATTCACaagacttttcttctcttttatcttCTTCAGAGAGTgactttctttggagacagggtctttttataCCTCTCGTCTGTCTCAAAATCAAGATCTTCCAACTGTGATTCCAGAGTGTTGGGATAGTAAACATTTGCCACTGAGACTAGctcacatatttctttctttctttctttctttttaatttaaaattttttatttcaaatgccaGGCTGTGGGTAGTGCTTGTAAACCCAGAACCTACTTGTAtacccagaatttgggaggtagagggaggaagatgaggaattcaaggccaatttCACTAATGAGTTGAAGGCAGGCCTAGGATTTGGAGACCTCTCAaaccatccctcctcctccttccccacagtGCTATGACAACAAAGTCACTGATTCTTCCTACCTTTCCTAATCAAAGAGCAGAGCCAGGGCTTTGGAAAAGCATTGTTAACCTCAAGGCAGAATCTTAGTAACTTGAAAGTCAATCTTCAGAAAGGAGAGACTGAGGCTTATTCTGAATTTTATGATTGACCCTTAaaacacatatagatacacacgcacacacatactcacacataaacTAAGCtgagttccttttttaaaagttgatgaCTTTCCAGAAATTGACTAAGACCTACTAACTAGTAAAGTAAGATCACATAGAAAATATGCAACCAATAACATAATGATGcaaatttaaaactgaaatgaTTAAATATAATTCTTTTGGGGATGATGGGATACAATTTCTAATACCAATATCTTCCACTGTGGCCTTTAAAGGAACTCTgagggctgaggatgcagctcaatgATAAAATGCTTGGCAAGCCCATGCTAACCCCTGTGTAGTATCCCAGCACaggaaccaaccaaccaaccaaacaaacaaaagcacaaaataGTGACCTGTGAGATTCCTTAACCAATCACCTATATGCAGGAGTAGGCTGTGTGGTTGGGACACAATCTAGAAAGCATGTTCCTTATTCTATAATGAACGTATTTCTTACTGGGACACTCAGTACTTGATTTTGCCAAATACTGTTTTGGTTCTGTTCTTACTCTTTTAACCCTTTTGCTCTTTGGGGTTCtgcccaccagctcccaaataaatcacatggagtctCATTCTTACTTAAATGAGGAGCctcagcttggcttatttctagccagctctcCTTAACTTAAATGTTTCCTGTCTacctttgtctctgggctttttctttttccgacttctgtaaatcttgcttTCACTCTTATTCTATGGCTCACtgtatggctgggtggctgcaTGGCTGGCCTctaatgtcctcctctccttgttctcttgctccaaGTGTCTTACTTCCCTGACCCTAGTTCTCAGTCAGTCCTTAGTTTTTTTTCATCAGATAGTAATGTCTAGCTGGACCAGATTCCCACCATCTTCATCAGCTATCCTCGATCAATGATCCACCTAAGCCTGGCTAATAGTGAATCCTTGGGGAGTCTGATATAGAGAGATGGATGTCCTCCAGGTTCAAGCTCTTGCACAGCAGAAGGTGAATGTAACTTATGACTGGGAAATTACAGACTTTGTGAAGCTGTTTTGGGGCTCAACTAAGAACTCTTCACCTATATTATACATCTGACTTGACTCAGTGTCTATGTCCTACTGACTCTCATGAGAAGGACTCTGGGTCCTGAACCACATTGGGTTGTACCTGGTGTGTGACTCTGCCTGTGTGTTGGTGTTGGAGGAGTAGAGGTGGAGACTCGGGATGATGTGGGTACATATGTGGGTTGTGTTGAAATATTCATGGGTCTACATGTAGTTGTGGGTTTCCCTATAGTTGTGAGTATTCCTGTAATTGTGGGTCTACCTGTAGTTGTGGGTCTTCCTGTAGTTGTGGGTCTTCCTGTTGTTGTGGGTCTTCTTGTAGTTGTGGGTCTTGTTGGAGGACTTGTTGAAATTTCtggatttgaaaattaaaataaacaaggaTCAGTCAAGCAAGAATAGGCAAGTGCTTCTGTTGTAGCACCCATGACAGGCTGTCCCCAGAGAGGCTCCTCCTGAACTTTTGTTCTTTGTCATTGACCAACTAGGACTGGGCAGGACCAATAGGAGGCAGCTGCACTTATCACATGGAGTTGAGCACAGAGCCCATGTTCCTAAGGACAAACTGTACAAGTGACAGATGTCAGGTCCTCAGATGTCTAAGCATAACTGTGAGACTGTGAGGTTTTGAGGGGCTGACACTGCTCTCAGAGGTGACTGACTTCACCCACATTTCAGGCCCAGCATGTTCATTTCAGTCAGTCCCCAGAGGACACAATATAAAGCCCTGCATCTTAGCATGCAGATCCCACACAAGCCCCAACTAAATGGGATTTGCACAATTAGGTAGAGAGTGGATATTTCCTATGGTGCCTTCCAATGTAAGACAGACCAGGTGAATACCCCTTATCCAAAAATGCTTGGCATGGTTTGAGAATTTATATCTTGCttaaatatttggaatatttgcatatagaTAATATCTTATGGGCTCAAGTATAAACATGGATAGATGTAGCTTTCATATAATTACACTTTACATATATAGCTTAAATGGTAACTCTATAAACTTGGATAATTCTGCAGATGATACTTTCATGATATTTAGTTTTCAAGGTGAATTATCAAGTCCATGCTCAAATGGTGCCAGATTTGGGAGCATTGTAAACTTGGGATGTTTGAATTGGGCAGGTTCAACATGCAAATGACAAGTCAACAGCATCCAAAGTGCTGTAAGGATCCAAACAGCTACTGATGGTCTCAGTGTGCAGAGTTCCTAGACAGGAGCTAAGGCAaagtggtgctgggatcaaacagTCATCCAGGACTCATACTGTCTGTGTCAGCAGACACATGTGTTCCCTGTAAGTAATCTCCTTTGATCTTGACTGTGCTGACTACAAAATAAAACCTCAGCAATGAGGAAAAAATTGCTTTGAAAACCCTTCTTTACCTTGAATACAATGTAGTCTCTTTATATAGTATGTGTTcaccttgaaataaaaaaaaactatagtgTTCCCTCTATGTGTAGGGAAGTAGTGGGAGTAGAGCATCCCCCTTAAATTCAATAccataatttattcatttatttgtgtgtttgtggaatGTCACAAATGTGGATGCCAGGCAATAACTTttcagagtctgttctctccttccactatgtgggcccagggattgaactcaggtcattaagtAAACAGTGGAtaactttccccactgagccatctcactggacctCAAACCTCTTTATGTAGAGGGTCAGATGAAAGGATTTTTGTTTCAGGGACATAAAAACAGGTGTCCAGGAGCAAGCACTCATGTCAATCAATCTGAAAGTCACTGCTGACAACTGAGCAAggagtgggtgtggctgtgcTGCAATAGAACTATTCCCAGCAGCAGGGGTCTGTTTATAACCTGGTCTGGTTAGTTTGCTGGTCCAGTCTAATGTGTGGGCAGAGGCCTGAGCACAGTACACACCCTCCCTGGAGAGTATACATCTCTGAGGTGGAGAAAAACAATCTAATCGGAAGATCACTGTGAAAACAACCCCAGGAAAGAATCACCAGGTCAGGAGCTTTGCTTCTCTTGCCCTGGGCCATTTTTTGATCCCAGGAAAATGGGAAAAATCCTAAGGAGCTGATGAGGATCCCAGCACACCTGATGAGGAAGCTGTGTGTGTTAAAACCATGAGAAGATGTAGATTTGGTTGTTAAAGTAGGTAACAGTTGCTGGCTCACTTAGTGACTATGGGTGACTCTGTAAGCCCTGACCTGCTGATGAACCTCTAAGCTCCACAAAACTTTCAATTAATGAACTTACATTAGTATGAGCAAAAAAAttattagagatacattttacaattgcaaattgctgactttgcttctgtaaacttccttgcattagacactgacccatcctctccctgaaaataagtaaaaagtttcagagtccaggcgtcggccttgggacaaggtctgtaattatagattaaaaaaaataataataagtctctgtttaaaaattccccaaatgggacccaagataaggaccatctggcgagtccagcaaactaagtcaaatgtcagccaatcataagcctgtaactatgcgaactcccctccagagtaaccgctccccctagatctcccctgagccaaccagtttacgacaagtgttacaaaatttcccgcgtaacaaaatgattgctaaaatatatgatgatttttaaattgggccaaacccggggtaCCTGGTATCTTAttctaattttgtagtttctgcctttaaaaatgcttgtaactgcTGCTCAGTCAGTCagccctggtcagtcagagagcccacttgcaccagtgctgaatacatttcTCTtgtgtgttgcatctgctggtttggaatcttggtttctggggtgccCTCCTGCAGACGAGAGTATCccggggtctggggtctttcaagtATGTTATGCTGTAATGACATGTCTATTCCACTTCTAGTGCTGGGACTCTAACCAAGAGTTTTAGGTGGGGATGTGTCTGGACAACTGCCTTCCCAAGCTATAACCACAGGCCTTACTAGGTTATTATTGTGTTTGCAGTTCTGGGACATAACCCAAGGTTTCAGGTATGGTAGACAAATTTCTACACATCCCCAAGGCAGTTTACATTTTTAAGggatttatctgtgtgtgtgtgtgtgtgtgtgtgtgtgtgtgtgtgtgtgtgtgtctgtgtgtgtctgtgtctgtgtgaaggtgggTTTATTCTCACATGAGTGGGCGCCCTTGGATGTCAGAATCATTCAACTTCAGCCAAGTTAGTAACATAATTTCACACCTGTGATAGGCACTGGGAACCTTATGTCTCTTCCCCAAAGCTGTCGCCATTAATCATTCTTTCATACTCTATGACTAGCTTCTTCAGGATTCCTTGAGTTGCCTCCCAGCCATAGTTTTGAAAGGCGGCTCCTTGCCCCTTCAGAATGGACTTCACCCTCATAAGAGATGGTGgcacattttttgttgttgttgttgtttttctgtttttttgagacagggtttccctgtgtagctttgcgcctttcctggaactcacttggtagcccagcctggcctcgaactattaaagatctgcctgcctctgcctcccaagtgctaggactaaaggcgtgtgccacccctgcctggtgGTGGCACATTTTTATAATACCAACACTGGGGAGGTTAAAGTGTGAGCaagaagttccaggtcagcctgatttACAAAGCAAGGCCCAGCATCAAAATCAATAAATCTGTCAATCAGTAAACAGATATCCAGTAAATTGATTCAATGGGTAGAGGCCCTTGACTTGGAAACCTGGTGAGTGTACTCAcattcctagaactcacataaaatcATAAAGAGATTACCAAGCCTAGGAGTTTGCCCTCTGGCAAATTCATCATTGCATGCAATCGTACCACTTGCACATCATTTACACACAGCCACAGAATAATAAATGCAGTTTTAAATATCcaattaaacacaaaaataaatgaatggatggatgtacAACAAAATCTAGAAGCTGAAAGAATACAGAatgttcttaattaaaaaatatagacacagatttttttctagtaTATCTATTATTGATTACCATTGTCTGTGTGAACCCTTAAATAAAAGGAGATTAGGAACAGCATCAGAAGCCAGGAAGTCCTCATGAGCCTACTGTTTTagttagtgaaaaaaaaaatcaggatatgTTCATCAATGAGACATGAAAGCTGGTtctggtggtacactcctttaattacagtactctggaggcagaggcaggggtagctctgtaagttcaagcaaagccagtctggtctacagaacaagttctaggatagctaggACTACAAAGAGTAActataggaaaaaacaaaacaaaacaaaaaacagaaaaaaagaaggtaagaaaCAAGGAATGGAATCAAGcaatcaaaaaacaaatgaagaagcaaacaaagaaacaaagaaagaaagaaacaaagaagcaaacaaagaaacaaaggaaagaataagaaagaaaatgtaaggaTTCCAGATTGGGGGTTTCATAAACTTTGGTTAGAATATGGACTTGCACCCTTAGACCAAATCCCACAGTTTGAATAGGTCAAGTTCCACCTTACTGCCGCTCTCTGACATAGGTTGAGTCTGTCTGCTACGTGCCCTAACAGCACCCCTGATTAATGGTCCTAATCAACATCAGGCTGTCCGATACTCTATGTCACATTTATGCTATGGTGAACTAAATCACATAATAGGGAACTTTTTTCctgaatggaaaaaaagaaaagaaataaaaggaaaatatgaatCCATCTACCCCTGGTGGAGAagatttattgtagatatgagggagaaaacacacagaagtatcCAGAAGAATCAAATGAACATGACCAGTAAACTGAACTCCCCATATGAGGAGAGGGGAAAAGCAAAGAGCCAAGAGTGGGGGCCAAGAGGTCAAGAACCCAAAGGGGCCTgtctagccaaaatggctgggttacatagggaagagcagctgggggaggggcagcctaGCCCAGTTTCTGGGATTGAGAATTTAGGGAGGGGCAAGGTGTGCCAGGTACTGGCCTTGCTGAGAGAATGGCAGCCagtgtctgctttgatatgttaacaAGCACCTTAGTTAGCCTTCATCCTGAGACCTAGCACCTAACACCTCCACCACTAAAACATGTAACAAGTCAGACTTTCTCCTTGCTCTGGGGACCAGCCTGAGACTCCTCAGGCTTAGGAATGCTGAGGGGATTATTCTGCAGGCTGCAGAATCCTCTGCTGAGGATCCTCTGTAGCCCCATTATTCCAGTCATGGCATCTCTCAATCTCTGTCTCtaaacctccctccctctctctctcacatttcTGCTCTTAATGAAACTCCTCTCAGGGTTGTAAAGAGAAGTCCTTCCTTCCCTGGAAGCCTCTTCACACAGAATCAAGAGATGAACCTCATAGATGGTATTGTTTCTGTCTAATGCTCTCCCTCCCAGCTGGAGGGCTGATCTCAGCCTGAGGCCTCCTCATTCTAATAAGCTCATTGGAGGGAATTGTATGTCAGTGTCATTTATGGACTAGCAGCTGCTGCTCATCTGTTACTACatggctcagtgacagagaacAGGTGTTGGAGGGAACCTGCTTCTATATGGACATTTCTAGTGTGCAGGCAACAAATTGTGTGACAAGATATCAGAACTATTTCAAAGGCTCCAGGCAGGGAAGACAGGGAGAACTCTCCAcctatacacaaatatatttatagcaacttttgatttccttcttagaggaaaacagaaaatattagcACACAGAGGACTAGGGTCActtgaagaaataaacaaaggaaataaagaaaacttaCCTGGTTTAATTTCCAAGGAATAGGTCACATAACGGAAAGATCCAGGGATCTCCACTATACAACAATATGGACCACTGTCACTCTGAAGAGCATTCTCTATTGTCAAGGACACGTTTCCTCCTGAAATATGACCCTTTAGCTGGTATCGGCTCTTCCTCTTATAGGAGACTTGATATCCATTGGTCCAGATAAGCGTTCTTGAACAATAAAAAAGCTTACATTCGCCAAGGCCCCAGCATGCGGTAGTGTTTCCCCCATTTGTTGAGTAAGTACATGGCAGTGTCACAGGGTGACCCACCACACCTTCCACTACTGGGTAAGAACCCAGAGCACCTGTGatggaaaaaagaagagagggaaaagaaatagagaattAGTATCCaacattttcctaaaattttgttcttatttcttttcagaaaagttaGGGGGTATTCAACTGGAAtttcatttaaggtattatgaaAGTGAGGCAAGTGCTGTCCACTGAACTATAGCCCTAGTGTGAGGGCCTAGACTAGACTTTACAGGCCCATGCTAGCCCCTGTGTAGTATCCCAGCACAggaaccaaccaaacaaacaaacgaacaaaagcACAAAATAGTGACCTGTGAGATTCCTTAACCAATCACCTATATGCAGGAGTAGGCTGTGTGGTTGGGACACAACCTAGAAAGCATGTTCCTTATTCTATaatgaatgtatttcttactgGGACACTCAGTACTTGATTTTGCCAAATACTGTTTTGGTTCTGTTCTTACTCTTTTAACCCTTTTGCTCTTTGGGGTTctgtccaccagctcccaaataaatcacatggagtctCATTCTTACTTAAATGAGGAGCctcagcttggcttatttctagccagctctcCTTAACTTAAATGTTCCTGTCTacctttgtctctgggctttttctttttccgacttctgtaaatcttgcttTCACTCTTATTCTATGGCTCACtgtatggctgggtggctgcaTGGCTGGCCTctaatgtcctcctctccttgttctcttgctcctttctttttctctcttttccttctgtttattctctctgcctgccagccttcctatcttttctcctgacaatcaggtgttttagataggcaaagtagtacagcctcacagagttaaacaaatgaaacataaaaga
Above is a window of Onychomys torridus chromosome 8, mOncTor1.1, whole genome shotgun sequence DNA encoding:
- the LOC118590135 gene encoding T-cell immunoglobulin and mucin domain-containing protein 2-like, encoding MAQAEFLKLLVKSLGMKPHLKPLGALGSYPVVEGVVGHPVTLPCTYSTNGGNTTACWGLGECKSVYCARTLIWTNGYQVSYQRKSRYQLKGHISGGNVSLTIENALQSDSGPYCCIVEIPGSFRYVTYSLEIKPEISTSPPTRPTATGRPTTTGRPTTIGRITMTISTRLTHVPISPRVSTCIPPTPIHR
- the LOC118588638 gene encoding hepatitis A virus cellular receptor 1 homolog; this translates as MMHPQVFISGLILLLPGALGSYPVVEGVVGHPVTLPCTYSTNGGNTTACWGLGECKLFYCSRTLIWTNGYQVSYKRKSRYQLKGHISGGNVSLTIENALQSDSGPYCCIVEIPGSFRYVTYSLEIKPEISTSPPTRPTTTRRPTTTGRPTTISTQPTYVPTSSRVSTSTPPTPTHRQSHTPEPTTIYPHLTTAEVTETTSYPLAGNKVSSLIPLEGPDLDEAGEE